A stretch of Catenulispora sp. GP43 DNA encodes these proteins:
- a CDS encoding YidB family protein, whose protein sequence is MAATSRGGDSFSADTGRSNPLSRRCTGRERWGGIPFDTQRLSGLTQQAARPLRGHTPTPFGSTALGVGGVHSFGRIDGKAIWHGRRLIDAGAFAGQRGPTRRIRPAAPSLGWLSAQACRAVLSQARAGALTESRGVMSEMGQQSGIGKTINQVKKTVGGDIGGMFNKLKNSSISEQFQSWIGKGENKPVTPEQVTQALGNEQLAKIADQTGVTPEQAARNISQKLPTLVDKMTPDGQLPDQPVLSGMAAGGGNAASKAGMGDRRSSM, encoded by the coding sequence ATGGCAGCCACTTCGCGGGGCGGTGATTCGTTTTCTGCCGATACTGGACGGTCGAACCCGCTGAGCCGGCGTTGCACCGGTCGAGAGCGATGGGGCGGCATTCCCTTTGATACGCAACGACTCTCGGGCCTGACTCAGCAGGCTGCGAGACCGCTGCGGGGACACACGCCGACGCCTTTCGGGTCAACCGCGTTAGGCGTCGGGGGCGTTCATTCGTTTGGACGAATCGACGGCAAGGCGATCTGGCACGGCCGCAGGCTCATTGATGCCGGGGCGTTCGCGGGTCAGCGCGGGCCCACCAGGCGGATCCGGCCCGCAGCGCCATCGCTCGGATGGCTGTCTGCGCAAGCGTGTCGTGCGGTGTTGTCCCAGGCTCGTGCAGGGGCACTCACAGAAAGCAGAGGCGTCATGAGCGAGATGGGTCAGCAGAGCGGGATCGGCAAGACGATCAACCAGGTGAAGAAGACCGTCGGCGGCGACATCGGCGGCATGTTCAACAAGCTCAAGAACAGCAGCATCTCCGAACAATTCCAGTCCTGGATCGGGAAGGGCGAGAACAAGCCCGTCACCCCCGAGCAGGTCACGCAGGCGCTGGGCAACGAGCAGCTCGCCAAGATCGCAGACCAGACCGGGGTGACCCCGGAGCAGGCCGCGCGGAACATCTCACAGAAACTGCCCACGCTGGTGGACAAGATGACACCTGACGGCCAGCTCCCGGACCAGCCCGTCCTGTCCGGCATGGCCGCCGGTGGCGGTAACGCAGCCAGCAAGGCAGGCATGGGAGACCGCCGCTCGTCCATGTAG
- a CDS encoding discoidin domain-containing protein encodes MHGSKSGTFRRRRRRRAGVGVLALVAGIAATMCGVSASPAAALVPSGVSTTPPMGFNSWYFFANGVTADNLAAEADAMAAPQSGLGGASLKSLGYTDVGIDGGWWLQSQSPNARDADGIVPGVHFFTAPIKATATSAQPGFSADAAHDGDPGTMWHTAWNSSGQPVSPVSASNPQSITLDMRAAHTVDAVTYVPRSDSSTNGIITAYNVYTSTDGATYTKVVSGGTWANDSTTKIAKFPATSARYVRLEATAGDGGFASAVEVMPDVVKTAASSTVATGGSSVTYDLGVSDGVGDTVPVPVDAVSYQSQSGETVTGFAVDASTDGVTYHQVATGAPGGTVNLPAQLARYVRLVATGGAFGTGTGSGGTVQGEAAGTYLSMNQLTAHVHSQGLRAGIYTDTGSTGCGGQWGSGGHESADTTQFANWGFDYAKIDHCGGDAGYPTAQSDYLAWGSHLSSATTSGGVSHPMSLEICEWGAEDPDGPWMWGGAAGSTWRTGNDITGSYGGDLTAGMTKINWSQVTNNFALNDHPSNAGPGQHNDPDYLLLGTGFGGNLTTNEKQSYFGMWAIQSAPLRVETDLADIDSTTLGIIGNSAVIAVDQDSASSQAQKIIDTGTVQVWSKKLSASGSRAVLVLNTGASSTTYNFTLSGTDLMGTPSSVKELYSGTDDTSAFNTSESLSLTLASHQSVLLQITGAGEQRPETVFVRDSSGNLQQRTWNGSSWSSWSPLSLGVAGSTGPGSFQGSPAVVSSPSGTDVFVRGGDNHVWENTYTGDTGSGFPGWTGWVNLGGSVATSPTAASLGQDRIDVFAQGTDGALWQNTYEQVSNGTGGGIITPGLAWGGWKSLGGPTGSTFTGTPSAVASLNRIDLFVRGTDNALYQRSLVNNTWTGWTGLGGTLTGAPAAASAGPGQVDVFITQANQGADNVYEKQWTTAAGWSGSWASLGSQNVTGGGLAAAESGSRVNVYAQGTDNHLWQWYYTRSGGAWQQLDSTLTLDANSSPAAAAPSSSDARAVTCPPKRQGTASGPRSCQERAHPRPHCC; translated from the coding sequence ATGCACGGTTCGAAATCCGGCACGTTCCGTCGGCGGCGGCGGCGCCGCGCGGGCGTGGGCGTGCTGGCTCTGGTGGCCGGCATCGCGGCCACGATGTGCGGTGTCTCGGCATCGCCGGCCGCCGCGCTCGTGCCCTCGGGAGTGTCGACGACACCGCCGATGGGGTTCAACTCGTGGTATTTCTTCGCCAACGGCGTCACCGCCGACAACCTCGCCGCCGAGGCGGACGCGATGGCGGCCCCGCAGTCCGGGCTGGGCGGCGCGAGCCTGAAGTCCCTGGGCTACACCGACGTCGGCATCGACGGCGGCTGGTGGCTGCAGTCGCAGAGCCCGAACGCCCGCGACGCCGACGGGATCGTGCCGGGGGTGCACTTCTTCACCGCACCCATCAAAGCCACCGCGACCAGCGCCCAGCCCGGTTTCAGCGCTGACGCGGCACACGACGGCGACCCGGGGACGATGTGGCACACCGCTTGGAACTCCAGCGGCCAGCCGGTCAGCCCGGTCTCGGCGTCGAACCCGCAGTCCATCACGCTTGACATGCGAGCGGCGCACACCGTGGACGCCGTGACCTACGTGCCGCGCAGCGACAGCAGTACCAACGGGATCATCACCGCCTACAACGTCTACACCAGCACCGACGGCGCCACGTACACGAAGGTGGTCTCCGGCGGGACCTGGGCGAACGACTCCACCACCAAGATCGCCAAGTTCCCGGCGACCTCCGCGCGCTACGTCAGGCTGGAGGCGACCGCCGGAGACGGCGGCTTCGCCTCCGCGGTGGAGGTGATGCCCGACGTCGTCAAGACGGCGGCGAGCTCGACGGTCGCCACGGGCGGCAGCTCGGTGACCTACGATCTCGGGGTCTCAGACGGAGTCGGGGACACAGTTCCGGTTCCGGTCGACGCAGTGTCGTACCAGAGTCAAAGCGGTGAAACGGTCACTGGTTTCGCAGTCGACGCGAGCACCGACGGTGTCACCTACCACCAGGTCGCCACCGGCGCCCCGGGGGGTACCGTCAACCTGCCCGCGCAGCTGGCCCGCTACGTCCGCCTGGTCGCCACCGGCGGAGCCTTCGGGACCGGCACCGGCTCCGGCGGCACGGTCCAGGGCGAGGCCGCCGGCACCTACCTGTCGATGAACCAGCTCACCGCACACGTCCACAGCCAGGGCCTGCGGGCCGGCATCTACACCGACACCGGTTCGACCGGCTGCGGTGGGCAGTGGGGCAGCGGCGGCCACGAGTCGGCCGACACCACGCAGTTCGCGAACTGGGGCTTCGACTACGCGAAGATCGACCACTGCGGCGGCGACGCCGGGTACCCCACCGCGCAGTCCGACTACCTCGCCTGGGGTTCGCACCTGAGCAGCGCTACCACCTCGGGCGGCGTGTCACACCCGATGTCGCTGGAGATTTGCGAGTGGGGCGCCGAGGACCCCGACGGCCCCTGGATGTGGGGCGGTGCCGCGGGCAGCACCTGGCGCACCGGCAACGACATCACCGGCAGCTACGGCGGGGACCTCACCGCCGGAATGACGAAGATCAACTGGTCGCAGGTCACGAATAACTTCGCGCTGAACGACCACCCGAGCAACGCCGGGCCCGGCCAGCACAACGACCCGGACTACCTGCTGCTCGGCACCGGCTTCGGCGGCAACCTCACCACGAACGAGAAGCAGTCCTACTTCGGCATGTGGGCCATCCAGTCCGCGCCGCTGCGGGTCGAGACCGACCTGGCGGACATCGACTCCACCACGCTCGGCATCATCGGCAACTCCGCCGTCATCGCCGTCGACCAGGACTCCGCGTCCAGCCAGGCCCAGAAGATCATCGACACCGGGACAGTCCAGGTGTGGTCGAAGAAGCTGTCCGCCTCCGGCAGCCGGGCCGTGCTGGTGCTCAACACCGGCGCGTCCAGCACGACCTACAACTTCACTTTGTCCGGCACGGACCTGATGGGCACGCCGAGCTCGGTCAAGGAGCTGTACAGCGGCACCGACGACACCTCCGCGTTCAACACTTCCGAATCGCTGTCGCTCACCCTGGCCAGCCACCAGTCCGTGCTGCTACAGATCACCGGCGCGGGCGAGCAGCGCCCGGAGACCGTCTTCGTGCGCGACTCCTCGGGCAACCTCCAGCAGAGGACGTGGAACGGCAGCAGCTGGTCGTCCTGGAGTCCGCTGTCCCTGGGCGTGGCCGGCTCGACCGGACCGGGATCCTTCCAGGGCTCGCCGGCGGTCGTCTCCTCCCCGTCGGGCACCGACGTCTTCGTCCGCGGCGGCGACAACCACGTCTGGGAGAACACTTACACCGGCGATACCGGAAGCGGCTTTCCCGGCTGGACTGGCTGGGTCAACCTCGGCGGCAGCGTGGCCACCAGCCCCACCGCCGCCAGCCTCGGCCAGGACCGCATCGACGTGTTCGCCCAGGGTACCGACGGCGCCTTGTGGCAGAACACTTACGAGCAGGTCTCCAACGGAACCGGCGGAGGCATCATTACCCCAGGGCTGGCTTGGGGTGGCTGGAAGAGCCTCGGCGGCCCGACCGGCTCCACCTTCACTGGCACCCCGTCCGCGGTCGCGTCCCTGAACCGGATCGACCTGTTCGTCCGCGGCACCGACAACGCCCTCTACCAGCGCAGCCTGGTGAACAACACCTGGACCGGCTGGACCGGCCTGGGAGGCACGCTCACCGGCGCACCCGCCGCGGCCAGTGCCGGCCCCGGCCAGGTCGATGTGTTCATCACCCAGGCCAACCAGGGTGCCGACAACGTCTACGAGAAGCAGTGGACGACGGCCGCCGGCTGGTCCGGCAGCTGGGCCAGCCTGGGGAGCCAGAACGTGACCGGCGGCGGACTCGCGGCGGCCGAAAGCGGCTCCCGCGTCAACGTCTACGCCCAAGGCACCGACAACCACCTGTGGCAGTGGTACTACACCAGAAGTGGTGGGGCGTGGCAGCAGCTTGACAGCACGCTCACGCTCGACGCCAACAGCTCGCCTGCGGCTGCTGCACCTAGCTCCTCGGATGCCCGAGCTGTCACCTGCCCACCCAAGCGGCAGGGGACAGCGTCAGGGCCCCGGTCGTGCCAGGAGCGCGCACACCCGAGGCCGCATTGTTGCTGA
- a CDS encoding sugar ABC transporter ATP-binding protein gives MTSPQTVTTSAGLAAEAVSKRFGGVQALTDVSVHFPAGRITALMGENGAGKSTLLKILTGDHRPTAGRVLLDGEVLDLGSPQDARRAGIRLIPQEPEIIPHVSVAENIYAGSLPRRGPRGFDRAALRRQAAAALERFGFAKALNPDLIGAQLTPAQRQIVEIMRALTGRTPPRAVAFDEPTSSLSEHEVDALFTLIRRLRDDGIAVIYVSHRMKEVFELADQIAVLRDGELVDVRDAAAADEGTLVRLMVGRDLSSLFVRQNVVTDRVVLEVEDLTTDAVHAVNLTVRSGEVVALAGLIGAGRSELALALAGDAPIRSGKVKLNGRVLRLRRPRDAIRAGIGLAPEERKAQALFAQRSIRDNTSLVSLDRLRCARIVKKGQEKALVQQYTDRLRVRAPSLETEVRTLSGGNQQKVVLARWLARGPALLILDEPTRGVDVGVKTEIYHIIAELARAGTAILVISSELPEVLGLADRILVMQNGRVAGSLDRAATSEEAILALAMADDLDPTPTTTAGRRTARPGTGSAPGGS, from the coding sequence ATGACCAGCCCTCAGACCGTCACGACGTCCGCCGGGCTCGCCGCCGAAGCCGTCTCCAAGCGCTTCGGTGGCGTTCAGGCCCTGACCGACGTCTCCGTGCACTTCCCGGCCGGCCGCATCACCGCCCTGATGGGCGAGAACGGCGCCGGCAAGTCGACTCTGTTGAAGATCCTCACCGGCGACCACCGCCCCACCGCGGGCCGGGTCCTGCTCGACGGCGAGGTCCTCGATCTGGGCTCCCCGCAGGATGCCCGCCGGGCCGGGATCCGCTTGATCCCGCAGGAACCCGAGATCATCCCGCACGTCTCGGTGGCCGAGAACATCTACGCCGGATCGCTGCCGCGTCGCGGCCCCCGCGGCTTCGACCGCGCGGCCCTGCGTCGCCAGGCCGCCGCGGCGCTGGAGCGGTTCGGGTTCGCGAAAGCCCTGAATCCAGACCTGATCGGCGCACAACTCACGCCGGCGCAGCGCCAGATCGTGGAGATCATGCGGGCGCTGACCGGCCGCACGCCGCCGCGCGCGGTGGCGTTCGACGAGCCCACCTCCTCCTTGTCCGAACATGAAGTGGATGCCCTGTTCACGCTGATTCGCAGACTGCGCGACGACGGCATCGCGGTCATATACGTGTCGCACCGCATGAAGGAGGTGTTCGAGCTCGCCGACCAGATCGCCGTGCTGCGCGACGGCGAACTCGTCGACGTCCGCGACGCGGCCGCCGCCGACGAGGGCACCTTGGTGCGCCTCATGGTGGGTCGCGACCTGTCCTCGCTTTTCGTGCGGCAGAACGTCGTCACCGACCGGGTCGTCCTGGAAGTCGAGGACCTCACCACCGACGCCGTCCACGCCGTGAACCTGACAGTCCGCTCCGGCGAGGTCGTGGCCCTGGCCGGCCTCATCGGCGCCGGACGTTCCGAGCTCGCCCTGGCCCTGGCCGGCGACGCGCCGATCCGATCGGGGAAGGTCAAGCTGAACGGCCGCGTCCTGCGCCTTCGCAGGCCCCGCGACGCCATCCGGGCCGGCATCGGGCTCGCGCCGGAGGAGCGCAAGGCCCAGGCCCTGTTCGCCCAGCGGAGCATCCGCGACAACACCTCGCTGGTGAGCCTGGACCGGCTGCGGTGCGCCCGCATCGTCAAGAAGGGCCAGGAGAAAGCCCTCGTCCAGCAGTACACCGATCGGCTGCGGGTCCGGGCCCCGTCCCTGGAGACCGAAGTCAGGACCCTGTCCGGGGGCAACCAGCAGAAGGTCGTCCTGGCCCGCTGGCTCGCCCGGGGACCGGCCCTGCTGATCCTGGACGAGCCCACCCGGGGGGTCGACGTCGGCGTCAAGACGGAGATCTACCACATCATCGCCGAGTTGGCCCGCGCCGGAACAGCGATCCTTGTCATCTCCTCCGAACTACCCGAAGTGCTCGGGCTCGCCGACCGGATCCTGGTCATGCAGAACGGCCGCGTCGCCGGATCCCTGGACCGGGCCGCGACCTCCGAGGAGGCGATCCTCGCGCTGGCGATGGCCGACGATCTCGACCCCACTCCCACCACGACGGCGGGCCGCCGCACGGCGCGCCCCGGCACCGGCTCCGCGCCCGGAGGTTCATGA
- a CDS encoding IPT/TIG domain-containing protein, translated as MLSPDGTRAYVACSSSNTLVVIDTATEGVLATIPTGAGPAFLAIAHDGAHLYAAVSGDGLLSVIDTATNTVTASVAVGGSPIGVTVTPDGAHVYVANNGSDTVSVIDTATTTVISTIPVGGSPIGVTVTPDGTHVYVGNSDGNTISVIDTATNTITATIPGAGGPAVVAITPDGTRGYASNLSGNTISVIDTATNTITASIPVGIEPRFVTTSQNGAHVYVANNGSNTASVIDTATNTLTGNLSTGQGPTGVAVAPDDSTLYVTNTDAGTLSIIPLTLIPQAGSTAGGATATINGHNLANASAVRFGAAAATILTNTATSITVVIPAGAGAVPVTVTTPGGTGFLGDFIYFPPPQINDVNPAEGPSILGNTAVISGFNLAGAIAVSFGPNPATIQSATDTQLTLALAPTRNPGTVPVTVTTPGGTAAGLFYTYWPEPTVTNVTPNTGSTKGGTPVTLTGTDLATTQQVTFQNVSADFCVISDTQVTTVAPQQSPGQNITVSVTTAGGSNSWNAFTYQQPPAL; from the coding sequence GTGCTGTCTCCCGACGGGACACGCGCCTACGTGGCCTGTAGTTCGTCGAACACGCTCGTCGTGATCGACACCGCGACCGAGGGTGTCCTCGCGACCATTCCCACCGGTGCGGGGCCGGCGTTCTTGGCGATCGCGCACGACGGGGCCCACCTCTACGCGGCCGTGTCCGGCGACGGCCTGCTCAGCGTGATCGACACCGCGACGAACACCGTCACGGCAAGCGTCGCGGTGGGAGGGTCGCCGATCGGCGTGACCGTAACCCCGGACGGCGCCCACGTCTATGTGGCGAACAACGGCTCCGACACGGTCAGTGTGATCGACACCGCCACCACCACCGTCATCTCGACCATCCCGGTCGGAGGGTCGCCGATCGGCGTGACCGTCACCCCGGACGGCACCCACGTCTACGTGGGCAACAGCGACGGCAACACCATCAGCGTGATCGACACCGCCACCAACACCATCACCGCCACCATCCCCGGGGCCGGCGGTCCCGCGGTCGTGGCGATCACCCCCGACGGCACCCGCGGCTACGCCAGCAACCTCAGCGGCAACACCATCAGCGTGATCGACACCGCCACCAACACCATCACCGCCAGTATCCCAGTCGGTATAGAGCCGCGTTTCGTGACCACCAGCCAGAACGGCGCCCACGTCTACGTGGCGAACAACGGCTCCAACACCGCCAGCGTGATCGACACCGCCACCAACACACTCACCGGAAACCTCAGCACCGGGCAAGGCCCCACCGGCGTCGCCGTCGCCCCCGACGACTCCACCCTCTACGTGACCAACACCGATGCGGGCACGCTCAGCATCATCCCGCTGACCCTGATCCCCCAAGCGGGAAGCACCGCGGGCGGCGCCACCGCGACCATCAACGGCCACAACCTCGCAAACGCCAGCGCCGTACGCTTCGGTGCCGCAGCTGCCACAATCCTCACCAACACCGCGACCTCGATCACCGTCGTCATCCCCGCCGGAGCCGGGGCCGTCCCCGTGACGGTCACCACCCCCGGCGGCACCGGATTCCTGGGCGACTTCATCTACTTCCCACCCCCGCAGATCAACGACGTGAACCCCGCCGAAGGCCCCTCCATCCTGGGCAACACCGCCGTCATCAGCGGCTTCAACCTGGCCGGTGCGATCGCCGTGTCCTTCGGCCCCAACCCCGCCACCATCCAGTCCGCCACGGACACCCAGCTCACCCTCGCCCTGGCCCCCACACGAAACCCCGGCACCGTCCCAGTCACCGTCACCACCCCGGGCGGAACCGCCGCCGGCCTCTTCTACACCTACTGGCCCGAACCGACCGTCACCAACGTCACCCCCAACACCGGGTCGACCAAAGGCGGTACCCCCGTAACTCTCACGGGCACCGACCTCGCCACCACGCAACAAGTCACCTTCCAGAACGTCTCGGCCGACTTCTGCGTCATCTCCGACACCCAGGTCACCACCGTCGCGCCGCAACAATCCCCGGGCCAGAACATCACCGTCTCGGTCACCACCGCCGGCGGCAGCAACTCCTGGAACGCTTTCACCTACCAGCAGCCCCCTGCTCTCTGA
- a CDS encoding YegP family protein, with protein MPATFVLRKRAGKFSFDMVAGNGAAIAKSVAYSSKRAAMNGITLIQTAVKAIEDKTEKPTTSASRTVATTTTGKRTATKAPAKRAGRTTTAKRATVKPAKSKSTVKRATSKTVAKNGKAPAKQTTLKRTGVKPRVAISSTRPRATAKTVGSTVKRTTTAAKRTMARSR; from the coding sequence ATGCCGGCTACATTCGTGCTCCGAAAACGCGCGGGCAAGTTCAGCTTCGACATGGTCGCGGGAAACGGGGCGGCAATCGCCAAATCCGTCGCCTACAGCAGCAAGCGCGCCGCGATGAACGGGATCACGCTGATCCAGACTGCGGTCAAGGCAATCGAGGACAAGACTGAGAAACCGACCACGTCCGCCAGCAGGACGGTCGCGACCACGACCACCGGCAAGCGCACTGCGACCAAGGCGCCGGCCAAACGCGCAGGCAGGACGACAACCGCCAAGAGGGCCACCGTCAAGCCGGCCAAGTCGAAGAGCACGGTCAAGCGTGCAACGAGCAAGACCGTAGCCAAGAACGGGAAGGCTCCGGCCAAGCAGACGACGCTCAAGCGGACCGGGGTCAAGCCGCGTGTCGCGATATCCAGTACACGGCCGCGCGCCACCGCGAAGACGGTCGGCTCCACCGTGAAGCGCACCACGACCGCTGCGAAACGGACGATGGCACGATCGCGCTGA
- a CDS encoding IPT/TIG domain-containing protein: MLRPPVIRRFVCCRPAFVWCAGPDRGSAADLTRAYAGTINHEKELPMPISPDSGTTAGGTAVTITGTNLTGATAVRFGTAAATDVTNVSPTEITAVSPAGAGAVNVTVTTPGGESNPAPFFYIGAPTVTAVSPASGPFGGGNTVTITGINLATASAVMFAANPGTITGVTDSTLTATVPRASSTGTVSIVVVTGGGSADGISYAYLANPVMTALVPASGPASGGNTVTITGTDLASTEQVVFGPNAVHAGGQNAAFTVISDTEIAAIAPAEAVGPADVIVASPGGSFSLQGGYTYESGPSI, from the coding sequence GTGCTGCGTCCCCCCGTCATACGACGGTTCGTATGCTGCCGCCCCGCCTTTGTGTGGTGTGCCGGTCCTGACCGGGGTTCGGCTGCCGATCTCACCCGCGCCTACGCGGGAACGATCAACCATGAAAAGGAGCTTCCGATGCCAATCTCCCCTGACAGCGGTACAACCGCCGGCGGCACCGCGGTCACCATCACGGGAACCAACCTGACGGGGGCTACCGCGGTACGCTTCGGTACCGCTGCGGCCACTGACGTCACCAACGTTTCTCCTACCGAGATCACCGCCGTCTCACCCGCGGGAGCGGGCGCGGTCAACGTGACCGTCACGACCCCGGGAGGCGAGAGCAACCCGGCGCCGTTCTTCTACATCGGCGCGCCCACGGTCACCGCGGTGAGCCCGGCTTCAGGGCCGTTCGGCGGCGGCAACACCGTCACCATCACCGGCATCAATCTAGCCACCGCGAGTGCGGTGATGTTCGCAGCCAACCCGGGCACGATCACCGGCGTCACCGATAGCACCCTCACTGCCACCGTGCCGCGAGCGAGCAGTACCGGCACTGTGTCGATCGTCGTGGTCACCGGTGGCGGCAGCGCTGACGGCATCAGCTACGCCTACCTCGCCAACCCCGTCATGACTGCCCTCGTTCCCGCTTCAGGGCCGGCTTCGGGCGGCAACACCGTCACCATCACCGGCACTGACCTCGCATCGACCGAACAGGTGGTCTTCGGTCCCAACGCCGTGCATGCCGGCGGTCAGAACGCCGCGTTCACCGTCATCTCCGACACCGAGATCGCAGCGATCGCGCCCGCGGAAGCGGTGGGGCCCGCCGACGTCATCGTCGCATCGCCCGGTGGCTCGTTCTCTTTACAAGGTGGCTACACCTACGAAAGCGGCCCCAGCATCTGA
- a CDS encoding ABC transporter permease — protein sequence MTTTSAPGREAEDQRRNGTKPPGRAWGVRVRLGGQSIGLIGALVLVLALFGSLNPDYLSWENIQVIAEAVTISGLLAVVQTVVIICGALDISVGSQAGLASVTSAMVFTSMGSNALLGMGAAIALGAVIGLFNGAIIVYGRVNAVIATLAGLAAYKGLAELISNGRAQGYVLNDSVFIFLARGKIAGLPAMVWLLLVVAAAVHVLLKYTDIGRNIYAIGGNDTAARLAGINLNRYIIAVYALSGMIAAVAGILLTARTGSGQPVSGSEGLELQSITAAALGGCALKGGKGGVGGTLLAVALLGALQNGLTVQGINAFWQNIAQGGLLVVAVVLQQRRSRERAVGLPA from the coding sequence ATGACCACCACGTCCGCTCCCGGCCGCGAGGCCGAAGACCAACGGCGGAACGGCACGAAGCCGCCGGGCCGCGCCTGGGGCGTCCGCGTCCGGCTCGGCGGCCAGAGCATCGGCCTGATCGGCGCGCTGGTGCTGGTCCTGGCCCTGTTCGGCTCGCTCAACCCCGACTACCTGAGCTGGGAGAACATCCAGGTCATCGCCGAGGCCGTGACCATCTCCGGCCTGCTGGCCGTGGTGCAGACCGTCGTCATCATCTGCGGCGCCCTGGACATCTCCGTGGGCTCCCAGGCAGGTCTGGCCTCGGTCACCAGCGCCATGGTCTTCACCTCCATGGGCTCGAACGCGCTGCTGGGCATGGGCGCCGCCATCGCGCTGGGCGCCGTCATCGGCTTGTTCAACGGCGCCATCATCGTCTACGGACGGGTCAACGCGGTCATCGCGACGCTGGCCGGCCTGGCCGCCTACAAGGGCCTGGCCGAGCTGATTTCCAACGGCCGGGCGCAGGGCTACGTCCTCAACGACAGCGTCTTCATCTTCCTGGCCCGCGGCAAGATCGCCGGCCTGCCGGCCATGGTGTGGCTGCTGCTCGTGGTCGCCGCCGCGGTCCATGTGCTTCTGAAGTACACGGACATAGGCCGGAACATCTACGCCATCGGCGGCAACGACACCGCCGCCCGCCTGGCCGGCATCAACCTCAACCGGTACATCATCGCGGTCTACGCCCTGTCCGGAATGATCGCCGCGGTCGCCGGCATCCTGCTGACCGCGCGCACGGGCTCCGGGCAGCCGGTCTCCGGCAGTGAGGGCCTGGAGCTGCAGTCCATCACCGCCGCGGCGCTCGGCGGCTGTGCGCTGAAAGGCGGCAAGGGCGGCGTCGGCGGCACGCTGTTGGCCGTCGCGCTGCTCGGCGCGCTGCAGAACGGTCTGACCGTCCAGGGCATCAACGCGTTCTGGCAGAACATCGCCCAGGGCGGCCTGTTGGTCGTCGCGGTCGTGCTCCAGCAGCGGCGGTCCCGCGAGCGGGCGGTGGGGCTGCCCGCCTGA